From a single Metopolophium dirhodum isolate CAU chromosome 6, ASM1992520v1, whole genome shotgun sequence genomic region:
- the LOC132946484 gene encoding brefeldin A-inhibited guanine nucleotide-exchange protein 3 isoform X3 translates to MALTRLVMDSIEECSKCTDWEIVFISVSCILSLLSTLLDLSTGKGINDVYTEKINEKFQSLASCDYTGPLTYESTKRLPNIYREQLSSSSESSIGNRSRINSTSSSSGVPSSGNTEGPEGGYQNDPQIDEMEAAVEKNLKEEAFRLELVTKKLNTCNVFQVTPESVELLDLERKNAGSFVQTLVSFLPTLLPLRSTLQVDEEIQRFSSSFCEEIIRQDNKKYGAIIINADGVYVATIMSLYLNLKLINQNYYDDSSILPIMSEDQFVEEIYSSGMLMYVSRSWLAELYQHVLVTNILVLSSYKTQAAGHLALIDLLTDIDGYNSENKVNWLLSDCLRLERTVCRSETSPDADAGTKLSRRIVTCCWDSMMNVLAVPLEFDSSNDSKNTQVKKMLRNELNKDSIRQMSVQHSLDALQKAATLANILGMHNRCEGIFSLLVKASCAQKGNVNWFSGIIKKQPKLITSHVLSMDVMLSRGLEFGCHGQECWPHIFNCALYVGYLEQVFFRQTSSSVAALKMVKPKLLNTENLNKSFGTSVDSDEEVCMDVYSFLSSPTSPNNLTETISTLVNKSRADIENNGILNQEYAAQIVCILSQYVDRLFEDAALKLNLRALTEFVRSLCETIRHELFKLPEQKKSNNSTNNATLLTRLSRLMLRCIKSGRPLFHMIKIWSIVLPCLMEVSCHKDLALSKQAIASIHDTVLAFLNDQPELSHFHINESLFKPFENLLCLELCDIEIQDQIVSCLCEFVEANRSDIRSGWRPLFGALKVVNSSHLSSLLEVFRVFLNTDDTLAFSNAAVDCIACLIKHVRGTNFDNSDTDTRLELCKAALKHLQHCSLILRSMYVMPACPKFHLPKRNHVFTLVDYDVPELQCIQNENYNQLSIEDSKNEAILLEEIDQPCGILRVWYCIVEGLCTAITGTSAIYQRQSLELLLDILQAFPETPGYIFGCFCINRLLLPTIQMWARKIVSTHDLSDLPNFKQLCGNSTDLIVNYLKMNKNYELKFEKEITLMLKQLLFVLNEFCVQPLENIVRLGCACLRHFVLGAGDNFTTDQWGLISFSLHRACAISLHPLTRVSMTYSPFSDSFYGDLAAGIKVAARRDSTIDDNLHLKQLSQQVFLLDHQRVKSDTIVDDERSFIFLLCHHWCNLEIDNQWQQSPERVPYKNIVLGLFVNEMLLQMIGNVLVKGTNKAIPSLANILLQSSLMTPMDEQSFKPQKQHMPGYLSSLTEFQIHTFISCLNMTYGISWEFDSRPGLKFLIQKVAGLEKAANLYKQAGGAWTLSLVALFEICINRTSLLSSDQIKLIVEKRSPTNDTESFILELKRIFDDACQKYVEIVMDKSGTHCAVDRAGDKPVFFFVAQNDDIFETTEEKPTAFKFEDFKKIYPNAPLTSKSEDSGSDDDDDAVYAIASCKNLDNLIEEYKKRKHANSMPGQPDSIEKSEENLPVEIEEQRQTSMNKDSEVHESVWSEMLISVFDLLAQLDDDSFKLLLPVLFNGVRVLTESATRPLLKRILGEFYQRVAFIYGFGP, encoded by the exons ATGGCATTGACACGTtt AGTGATGGATTCTATTGAAGAATGTTCCAAATGTACAGATTgggaaattgtttttataagtgTTTCGTGTATACTTTCTCTTCTTTCAACCCTTCTTGATTTATCTACTGGAAAAGGAATTAATGATGTttatactgaaaaaataaatgaaaaattccaGTCATTGGCTAGTTGCGACTACACCGGACCTTTGACTTACGAATCAACAAAGAGATTACCAAATATCTATAGAGAACAATTATCTTCTTCTTCTGAGTCATCTATTGGAAACAGAAGTCGTATTAACAGTACAAGCAGTAGTAGTGGAGTTCCAAGTAGTGGTAATACAGAAGGTCCTGAAGGAGGATATCAAAATGATCCACAG ATTGACGAAATGGAAGCAGCAGTTGAGAAAAACCTAAAAGAAGAAGCATTTCGTTTAGAACTAGTGACAAAAAAGTTGAATACTTGTAATGTATTTCAAGTTACTCCA gagTCTGTTGAATTATTGGATTTGGAAAGAAAAAATGCTGGTAGTTTTGTCCAGACTTTAGTTAGTTTTTTACCTACATTGTTACCACTGCGAAGTACATTACAAGTTGATGAAGAGATCCAAAGGTTTTCTTCCAGCTTTTGCGAAg aaattatacgacaagataataaaaaatatggtgcaataataataaatgcagaTGGTGTTTACGTAGCAACAATTATGTCACTATatcttaatttaaagttaattaatcaaaattattatgatgattcTTCTATACTTCCCATCATGTCTGAa GATCAATTTGTTGAAGAAATTTACAGCAGTGGCATGCTGATGTATGTGTCTAGAAGTTGGTTAGCTGAACTCTATCAACATGTACTCGTTACTAATATTTTGGTATTGTCCAGTTACAAGACTCAAGCAGCTGGTCATTTGGCGCTAATAGATCTATTAACAG ATATTGATGGCTACAATTCTGAGAATAAAGTTAATTGGTTGTTATCAGATTGTCTTCGCCTAGAAAGAACAGTCTGTAGATCAGAGACAAGTCCTGATGCTGATGCGG gtacaaaATTAAGTAGACGAATCGTTACATGTTGCTGGGATAGTATGATGAATGTTTTGGCCGTTCCTCTCGAATTTGATTCATCCAATGATTCAAAAAATACTcaggttaaaaaaatgttacgaAATGAATTAAACAAAGATTCTATTCGTCAGATGTCAGTACAACATAGTCTAGATGCTTTACAAAAAGCAGCTACTCTTGCAAATATTTTAG gTATGCATAATCGCTGTGAAGGTATATTCTCTCTACTCGTGAAAGCTTCTTGTGCTCAGAAAGGAAACGTAAATTGGTTTTCGGGCATAATTAAAAAGCAACCAAAGTTAATAACATCACATGTTTTGAGTATGGACGTGATGCTTTCACGTGGCTTAGAATTTGGATGTCACGGACAAGAATGTTGGCCacatattttcaa cTGTGCTCTATATGTTGGATACTTAGAACAAGTATTTTTTCGACAGACATCTTCATCGGTTGCTGCTTTAAAGATGGTTAAACCTAAGTtattaaatactgaaaatttaaacaaaagcTTTGGTACATCTGTAGATAGTGATGAAGAAGTTTG CATGGATGTCTATAGTTTCTTGTCTTCGCCAACTTCTCCCAATAATTTGACAGAAACCATATCAACTTTGGTAAATAAAAGTAGAGCCGATATTGAAAACAATGGTATATTGAACCAAGAATATGCTGCACAAATAGTCTGTATTCTGTCTCAATATGTTGATCG attatttgaaGATGCCGCATTAAAATTGAATCTGAGAGCGCTTACTGAATTTGTACGTAGCTTATGTGAAACTATTCGGCACGAGTTATTTAAATTACCAGAACAGAAGAAGTCTAACAATAGTACTAACAATGCCACTCTTTTGACGCGATTATCTAGACTTATGTTACGATGCATCAAAAGCGGGCGCCCATTATTCCACATGATAAAAATATGGTCAATTGTTTTGCCATGTCTGATGGAA gTGTCATGTCATAAAGATTTGGCATTGTCTAAACAAGCTATAGCTTCAATTCATGATACAGTTTTAGCTTTTCTTAACGACCAACCAGAACTTTCTCATTTTCATATCAATGAATCACTGTTCAAGCCTTTTGAAAATCTTTTATGTTTAGAACTATGTGACATAGAAATTCAAGACCAa ATTGTTAGTTGCCTATGTGAGTTTGTCGAAGCTAACCGTTCTGATATAAGATCAGGTTGGAGACCTTTATTTGGTGCTCTAAAAGTAGTCAATAGCAGTCATTTATCATCTTTATTAGAAGTATTCAGAGTCTTTCTGAACACTGATGACACATTAGCTTTCTCAAATGCAGCGGTTGATTGTATAGCTTGTCTCATTAAACATGTACGAGGAACTA atTTTGACAACTCAGACACTGATACTAGACTAGAACTGTGCAAAGCTGCTCTTAAACATTTACAGCATTGCAGTTTAATATTAAGGTCAATGTATGTTATGCCAGCTTGCCCAAAATTTCATTTACCTAAACG aaatcaTGTCTTTACTTTGGTTGATTATGATGTACCTGAATTACAATGTATTCAAAATGAAAACTATAATCAACTGTCTATCGAAGATTCAAAAAATGAAGCTATACTTTTAGAAGAAATTGATCAACCATGTGGTATATTAAGAGTGTGGTACTGCATTGTAGAAGGACTTTGTACTGCAATTACTGGTACATCAGCTATATATCAGAGGCAAAGTCTTGAATTACTCTTAGATATATTACAGGCATTTCCTGAAACACCag GTTATATATTTGGTTGTTTCTGCATAAACCGACTACTTCTTCCTACGATACAAATGTGGGCAAGAAAGATTGTGTCTACACATGACCTTAGTGACTTACCAAATTTCAAACAGTTGTGTGGAAATTCAACTGATCTGATTGTCAATTACCTAAAAATGAATAAGAACTatgaattgaaatttgaaaaagaaataacACTTATGTTGAAAcaactattatttgtattaaatgaaTTCTGTGTTCAGCCCTTAGAGAACATTGTCCGCTTAGGATGTGCATGTTTGAGACATTTTGTTTTGGGTGCTGGAGATAACTTCACTACAGACCAATGGGGCCTAATCAGCTTTAGTTTACACAGAGCTTGTGCTATTTCTTTACATCCATTGACCAGAGTATCAATGACATACAGTCCATTTTCAGATAGTTTTTATGGTGATTTAGCAGCTGGTATTAAAGTGGCTGCAAGAAGAGATAGTACAATAGATGACAATttgcatttaaaacaattatcgcaacag GTATTTTTGTTAGACCATCAAAGAGTTAAAAGTGATACAATTGTTGATGACGAaagaagttttatatttttattatgtcatCATTGGTGTAATTTGGAAATTGACAACCAATGGCAGCAATCACCAGAACGTGTTCCTTACAAGAATATAGTGCTTGGGTTATTTGTAAATGAAATGTTATTACAAATGATTGGAAATGTGTTGGTAAAGGGTACCAACAAAGCTATTCCAAG CTTAGCCAATATCCTTCTCCAATCTTCTTTGATGACACCAATGGATGAACAATCGTTCAAACCTCAGAAACAACATATGCCTGGATATTTGTCCTCTCTCACCGAATTTCAGATTCATACATTTATCTCGTGTTTAAATATGACATATGGTATATCATGGGAATTTGATTCAAGGCCCggtttaaaatttcttattcaAAAAGTGGCTGGCTTAGAGAAAGCAGCTAATTTATATAAGCAGGCTGGAGGAGCTTGGACGCTTTCATTGGTAGCACTTtttgaaatatgtattaatCGCACGTCACTCTTGAGTTCTGATCAGATTAAACTTATTGTGGAAAAAAGATCTCCCACTAATGATACTGAAAGTTTTATACTTGAACTCAAACGTATATTTGATGATGCCTgccaaaaatatgttgaaatagTTATGGATAAAAGCGGTACACATTGCGCTGTTGATAGGGCAGGAGATAAACCAGTGTTCTTTTTTGTTGCACAAAATGATGATATTTTCGAAACAACTGAGGAGAAACCTACCGCGTTTAAGTTTGAAGATTTTAAAAAGATATATCCAAATGCACCATTAACATCAAAAAGTGAAGATAGTGGAagtgatgatgacgatgatgctGTATATGCTATAGCAAGTTGCAAAAATTTAGATAATCTAAttgaagaatataaaaaaaggaaacATGCAAACTCCATGCCAGGACAGCCTGATTCTATTGAAAAAAGTGAAGAAAATCTACCAGTAGAAATCGAAGAGCAGAGGCAGACTAGTATGAACAAG GACAGTGAGGTGCACGAGTCAGTTTGGTCAGAAATGTTGATTTCAGTTTTTGATTTATTGGCGCAGCTAGATGATGACTCGTTTAAGTTATTGTTACCAGTCTTATTCAATGGTGTAAGAGTTTTGACGGAATCTGCTACTAGGCCTCTGTTGAAACGCATTCTAGGGGAATTTTACCAAAGGGTAGCTTTCATTTATGGATTTGGTCCATAG
- the LOC132946484 gene encoding brefeldin A-inhibited guanine nucleotide-exchange protein 3 isoform X2 — protein sequence MEDLLIQISKDAANAKLTSLSQSATEAYVFLEKQQGSLRDPAHELRAKCLNVFKLAFETRKSKLVAQALCGLNKILRDDRFQSNFEPEDDSLWLPSQILHTISSILTQSDDTQIDMLKVFLNVACSSYWTMNGRIIIQILTLSCEVYENGNQGIRSAAQAAVSQTLRYFCNFLDEECEEINKMKDNGAGGVLCFNEALPILQFIVSKIDETQNGDRCSQAVVFYLECLHALVASLPQKVHDNRHFTMFLWQRLCPAIIAFLGSPRVDKKIVSRDDDKVTKFGRGSGVLGSAPSFNSNQSKIIYSIGSQLVRLVGCVSSLRPVLESVFHRMLLYPPPLYRIDALKALKELLSSPNRIVDFAGPILVEDDKICQQSDMALTRLVMDSIEECSKCTDWEIVFISVSCILSLLSTLLDLSTGKGINDVYTEKINEKFQSLASCDYTGPLTYESTKRLPNIYREQLSSSSESSIGNRSRINSTSSSSGVPSSGNTEGPEGGYQNDPQIDEMEAAVEKNLKEEAFRLELVTKKLNTCNVFQVTPESVELLDLERKNAGSFVQTLVSFLPTLLPLRSTLQVDEEIQRFSSSFCEEIIRQDNKKYGAIIINADGVYVATIMSLYLNLKLINQNYYDDSSILPIMSEDQFVEEIYSSGMLMYVSRSWLAELYQHVLVTNILVLSSYKTQAAGHLALIDLLTDIDGYNSENKVNWLLSDCLRLERTVCRSETSPDADAGTKLSRRIVTCCWDSMMNVLAVPLEFDSSNDSKNTQVKKMLRNELNKDSIRQMSVQHSLDALQKAATLANILGMHNRCEGIFSLLVKASCAQKGNVNWFSGIIKKQPKLITSHVLSMDVMLSRGLEFGCHGQECWPHIFNCALYVGYLEQVFFRQTSSSVAALKMVKPKLLNTENLNKSFGTSVDSDEEVCMDVYSFLSSPTSPNNLTETISTLVNKSRADIENNGILNQEYAAQIVCILSQYVDRLFEDAALKLNLRALTEFVRSLCETIRHELFKLPEQKKSNNSTNNATLLTRLSRLMLRCIKSGRPLFHMIKIWSIVLPCLMEVSCHKDLALSKQAIASIHDTVLAFLNDQPELSHFHINESLFKPFENLLCLELCDIEIQDQIVSCLCEFVEANRSDIRSGWRPLFGALKVVNSSHLSSLLEVFRVFLNTDDTLAFSNAAVDCIACLIKHVRGTNFDNSDTDTRLELCKAALKHLQHCSLILRSMYVMPACPKFHLPKRNHVFTLVDYDVPELQCIQNENYNQLSIEDSKNEAILLEEIDQPCGILRVWYCIVEGLCTAITGTSAIYQRQSLELLLDILQAFPETPGYIFGCFCINRLLLPTIQMWARKIVSTHDLSDLPNFKQLCGNSTDLIVNYLKMNKNYELKFEKEITLMLKQLLFVLNEFCVQPLENIVRLGCACLRHFVLGAGDNFTTDQWGLISFSLHRACAISLHPLTRVSMTYSPFSDSFYGDLAAGIKVAARRDSTIDDNLHLKQLSQQVFLLDHQRVKSDTIVDDERSFIFLLCHHWCNLEIDNQWQQSPERVPYKNIVLGLFVNEMLLQMIGNVLVKGTNKAIPSLANILLQSSLMTPMDEQSFKPQKQHMPGYLSSLTEFQIHTFISCLNMTYGISWEFDSRPGLKFLIQKVAGLEKAANLYKQAGGAWTLSLVALFEICINRTSLLSSDQIKLIVEKRSPTNDTESFILELKRIFDDACQKYVEIVMDKSGTHCAVDRAGDKPVFFFVAQNDDIFETTEEKPTAFKFEDFKKIYPNAPLTSKSEDSGSDDDDDAVYAIASCKNLDNLIEEYKKRKHANSMPGQPDSIEKSEENLPVEIEEQRQTSMNKDSEVHESVWSEMLISVFDLLAQLDDDSFKLLLPVLFNGVRVLTESATRPLLKRILGEFYQRVAFIYGFGP from the exons ATGGAAGATCTACTGATTCAGATATCGAAAGATGCGGCGAACGCAAAATTGACCAGCCTGAGTCAGTCAGCAACTGAAGCATATG TGTTTTTGGAGAAGCAACAGGGATCCCTGCGTGATCCGGCTCATGAACTTAGagcaaaatgtttaaatgtttttaaactggCCTTTGAAACCAGAAAAAGCAAATTAGTGGCACAAGCTTTGTGTggattaaat AAAATTTTGAGAGATGATCGTTTTCAATCAAATTTTGAGCCAGAAGATGATTCGTTATGGTTGCCGTCACAGATTTTGCATACAATTAGTTCTATTTTAACACAGTCTGATGACACACAAATAGATATGTTAAAG gtgTTTTTGAATGTTGCGTGTTCTTCATACTGGACTATGAATGggcgtattataatacaaatacttaCACTGTCCTGTGAAGTATACGAAAATGGAAACCAAGGAATTCGATCTGCTGCACAAGCTGCTGTTAGTCAGACACTACGATATTTTTGCAACTTTCTCG ATGAAGAATGtgaagaaattaataaaatgaaagaCAATGGTGCTGGTGGAGTATTGTGTTTTAATGAAGCATTaccaattttacaatttattgttagtAAAATAGATGAGactcaaaa CGGAGATCGTTGCAGTCAAGCTGTTGTCTTTTATCTTGAGTGTCTTCATGCTCTTGTTGCAAGCTTACCCCAAAAAGTACATGATAATCGGCACTTTACTATGTTCTTATGGCAACGGCTATGTCCAGCTATTATAGCTTTTTTAGGATCACCTCgagtagataaaaaaatagtgtcACGAGACGATGACAAAGTCACTAAATTTGGTAGAGGATCTGGTGTCTTGGGAAGTGCTCCTAGCTTCAACAGCAatcaatctaaaataatatatag tattggaAGTCAACTAGTGAGACTGGTTGGATGTGTGAGTTCTCTTAGACCTGTTTTGGAGTCTGTCTTTCATAGAATGCTTTTGTATCCACCGCCTCTCTATAGAATAGACGCTTTAAAAGCTTTAAAAGAG cTATTGAGTAGTCCAAATAGAATAGTGGATTTTGCTGGACCAATACTTGTCGAGGACGATAAAATATGTCAACAGAGTGATATGGCATTGACACGTtt AGTGATGGATTCTATTGAAGAATGTTCCAAATGTACAGATTgggaaattgtttttataagtgTTTCGTGTATACTTTCTCTTCTTTCAACCCTTCTTGATTTATCTACTGGAAAAGGAATTAATGATGTttatactgaaaaaataaatgaaaaattccaGTCATTGGCTAGTTGCGACTACACCGGACCTTTGACTTACGAATCAACAAAGAGATTACCAAATATCTATAGAGAACAATTATCTTCTTCTTCTGAGTCATCTATTGGAAACAGAAGTCGTATTAACAGTACAAGCAGTAGTAGTGGAGTTCCAAGTAGTGGTAATACAGAAGGTCCTGAAGGAGGATATCAAAATGATCCACAG ATTGACGAAATGGAAGCAGCAGTTGAGAAAAACCTAAAAGAAGAAGCATTTCGTTTAGAACTAGTGACAAAAAAGTTGAATACTTGTAATGTATTTCAAGTTACTCCA gagTCTGTTGAATTATTGGATTTGGAAAGAAAAAATGCTGGTAGTTTTGTCCAGACTTTAGTTAGTTTTTTACCTACATTGTTACCACTGCGAAGTACATTACAAGTTGATGAAGAGATCCAAAGGTTTTCTTCCAGCTTTTGCGAAg aaattatacgacaagataataaaaaatatggtgcaataataataaatgcagaTGGTGTTTACGTAGCAACAATTATGTCACTATatcttaatttaaagttaattaatcaaaattattatgatgattcTTCTATACTTCCCATCATGTCTGAa GATCAATTTGTTGAAGAAATTTACAGCAGTGGCATGCTGATGTATGTGTCTAGAAGTTGGTTAGCTGAACTCTATCAACATGTACTCGTTACTAATATTTTGGTATTGTCCAGTTACAAGACTCAAGCAGCTGGTCATTTGGCGCTAATAGATCTATTAACAG ATATTGATGGCTACAATTCTGAGAATAAAGTTAATTGGTTGTTATCAGATTGTCTTCGCCTAGAAAGAACAGTCTGTAGATCAGAGACAAGTCCTGATGCTGATGCGG gtacaaaATTAAGTAGACGAATCGTTACATGTTGCTGGGATAGTATGATGAATGTTTTGGCCGTTCCTCTCGAATTTGATTCATCCAATGATTCAAAAAATACTcaggttaaaaaaatgttacgaAATGAATTAAACAAAGATTCTATTCGTCAGATGTCAGTACAACATAGTCTAGATGCTTTACAAAAAGCAGCTACTCTTGCAAATATTTTAG gTATGCATAATCGCTGTGAAGGTATATTCTCTCTACTCGTGAAAGCTTCTTGTGCTCAGAAAGGAAACGTAAATTGGTTTTCGGGCATAATTAAAAAGCAACCAAAGTTAATAACATCACATGTTTTGAGTATGGACGTGATGCTTTCACGTGGCTTAGAATTTGGATGTCACGGACAAGAATGTTGGCCacatattttcaa cTGTGCTCTATATGTTGGATACTTAGAACAAGTATTTTTTCGACAGACATCTTCATCGGTTGCTGCTTTAAAGATGGTTAAACCTAAGTtattaaatactgaaaatttaaacaaaagcTTTGGTACATCTGTAGATAGTGATGAAGAAGTTTG CATGGATGTCTATAGTTTCTTGTCTTCGCCAACTTCTCCCAATAATTTGACAGAAACCATATCAACTTTGGTAAATAAAAGTAGAGCCGATATTGAAAACAATGGTATATTGAACCAAGAATATGCTGCACAAATAGTCTGTATTCTGTCTCAATATGTTGATCG attatttgaaGATGCCGCATTAAAATTGAATCTGAGAGCGCTTACTGAATTTGTACGTAGCTTATGTGAAACTATTCGGCACGAGTTATTTAAATTACCAGAACAGAAGAAGTCTAACAATAGTACTAACAATGCCACTCTTTTGACGCGATTATCTAGACTTATGTTACGATGCATCAAAAGCGGGCGCCCATTATTCCACATGATAAAAATATGGTCAATTGTTTTGCCATGTCTGATGGAA gTGTCATGTCATAAAGATTTGGCATTGTCTAAACAAGCTATAGCTTCAATTCATGATACAGTTTTAGCTTTTCTTAACGACCAACCAGAACTTTCTCATTTTCATATCAATGAATCACTGTTCAAGCCTTTTGAAAATCTTTTATGTTTAGAACTATGTGACATAGAAATTCAAGACCAa ATTGTTAGTTGCCTATGTGAGTTTGTCGAAGCTAACCGTTCTGATATAAGATCAGGTTGGAGACCTTTATTTGGTGCTCTAAAAGTAGTCAATAGCAGTCATTTATCATCTTTATTAGAAGTATTCAGAGTCTTTCTGAACACTGATGACACATTAGCTTTCTCAAATGCAGCGGTTGATTGTATAGCTTGTCTCATTAAACATGTACGAGGAACTA atTTTGACAACTCAGACACTGATACTAGACTAGAACTGTGCAAAGCTGCTCTTAAACATTTACAGCATTGCAGTTTAATATTAAGGTCAATGTATGTTATGCCAGCTTGCCCAAAATTTCATTTACCTAAACG aaatcaTGTCTTTACTTTGGTTGATTATGATGTACCTGAATTACAATGTATTCAAAATGAAAACTATAATCAACTGTCTATCGAAGATTCAAAAAATGAAGCTATACTTTTAGAAGAAATTGATCAACCATGTGGTATATTAAGAGTGTGGTACTGCATTGTAGAAGGACTTTGTACTGCAATTACTGGTACATCAGCTATATATCAGAGGCAAAGTCTTGAATTACTCTTAGATATATTACAGGCATTTCCTGAAACACCag GTTATATATTTGGTTGTTTCTGCATAAACCGACTACTTCTTCCTACGATACAAATGTGGGCAAGAAAGATTGTGTCTACACATGACCTTAGTGACTTACCAAATTTCAAACAGTTGTGTGGAAATTCAACTGATCTGATTGTCAATTACCTAAAAATGAATAAGAACTatgaattgaaatttgaaaaagaaataacACTTATGTTGAAAcaactattatttgtattaaatgaaTTCTGTGTTCAGCCCTTAGAGAACATTGTCCGCTTAGGATGTGCATGTTTGAGACATTTTGTTTTGGGTGCTGGAGATAACTTCACTACAGACCAATGGGGCCTAATCAGCTTTAGTTTACACAGAGCTTGTGCTATTTCTTTACATCCATTGACCAGAGTATCAATGACATACAGTCCATTTTCAGATAGTTTTTATGGTGATTTAGCAGCTGGTATTAAAGTGGCTGCAAGAAGAGATAGTACAATAGATGACAATttgcatttaaaacaattatcgcaacag GTATTTTTGTTAGACCATCAAAGAGTTAAAAGTGATACAATTGTTGATGACGAaagaagttttatatttttattatgtcatCATTGGTGTAATTTGGAAATTGACAACCAATGGCAGCAATCACCAGAACGTGTTCCTTACAAGAATATAGTGCTTGGGTTATTTGTAAATGAAATGTTATTACAAATGATTGGAAATGTGTTGGTAAAGGGTACCAACAAAGCTATTCCAAG CTTAGCCAATATCCTTCTCCAATCTTCTTTGATGACACCAATGGATGAACAATCGTTCAAACCTCAGAAACAACATATGCCTGGATATTTGTCCTCTCTCACCGAATTTCAGATTCATACATTTATCTCGTGTTTAAATATGACATATGGTATATCATGGGAATTTGATTCAAGGCCCggtttaaaatttcttattcaAAAAGTGGCTGGCTTAGAGAAAGCAGCTAATTTATATAAGCAGGCTGGAGGAGCTTGGACGCTTTCATTGGTAGCACTTtttgaaatatgtattaatCGCACGTCACTCTTGAGTTCTGATCAGATTAAACTTATTGTGGAAAAAAGATCTCCCACTAATGATACTGAAAGTTTTATACTTGAACTCAAACGTATATTTGATGATGCCTgccaaaaatatgttgaaatagTTATGGATAAAAGCGGTACACATTGCGCTGTTGATAGGGCAGGAGATAAACCAGTGTTCTTTTTTGTTGCACAAAATGATGATATTTTCGAAACAACTGAGGAGAAACCTACCGCGTTTAAGTTTGAAGATTTTAAAAAGATATATCCAAATGCACCATTAACATCAAAAAGTGAAGATAGTGGAagtgatgatgacgatgatgctGTATATGCTATAGCAAGTTGCAAAAATTTAGATAATCTAAttgaagaatataaaaaaaggaaacATGCAAACTCCATGCCAGGACAGCCTGATTCTATTGAAAAAAGTGAAGAAAATCTACCAGTAGAAATCGAAGAGCAGAGGCAGACTAGTATGAACAAG GACAGTGAGGTGCACGAGTCAGTTTGGTCAGAAATGTTGATTTCAGTTTTTGATTTATTGGCGCAGCTAGATGATGACTCGTTTAAGTTATTGTTACCAGTCTTATTCAATGGTGTAAGAGTTTTGACGGAATCTGCTACTAGGCCTCTGTTGAAACGCATTCTAGGGGAATTTTACCAAAGGGTAGCTTTCATTTATGGATTTGGTCCATAG